The segment GAAACGAAAAAATGTGCTTTGTCAGTAAAAGAACGCGCGAAGATATCGAAAACGTGATGGATAAAGATCCGGCGGCGAGAAGCTTTTGGGAGGTTTATTTTACCTACTCGGGAGTCATCGCGCTTCGGATGTATCGTCGCGCTCATTGGTTTTATCAGCATGGTCATAAGTTTATCGCGCGCGTCATTTCCCAGCGCGCCAAAAAGCGCACGGGGATCGAGATCCATCCCGCCGCAAAGATCGGCAGAAGACTCTTTATCGACCACGGCGCGGGCGTCGTGATCGGCGAGACCGCGGAGATCGGGGACGACGTCGTCATTTATCAGGGCGTGACCCTCGGCGGAACGGGAAAAGATAAAGGGAAGCGTCACCCGACGCTGCAAGACCGCGTCATGGTCTCTTCGGGCGCGAAAGTCCTCGGACCGTTCACCGTCGGGCACGACAGCAAGATCGGTTCAAACAGCGTCGTTTTGAAAGAAGTCCCGCCGCAAAGTACGGTCGTCGGCGTCCCGGGAAGAGTCGTAAAGCAGGGCGACGTCCGCATCGCGGATATGGATCAGATCAAACTCCCCGACCCGATCCTCGAAGAATTCCGCAGGTTGAACAGGCGCATCGAAGAACTTGAAAAGCGCGCGGGCATTCGCGCAAGCAAGAAAGATGACGACGGGAACCTCCTGAGCGAGGATCTCGAAAATATCGAAAAGGGCAACGAAAATATATGAAAGTTTACAACACGTTAGATCGCGAAAAAGAGGAATTTACCCCGATCCAAGGCAATCTCGTCCGTATGTATTCCTGCGGGCCGACGGTGTACAGCTACGCGCATATCGGCAATATGCGGACCTATATCTTTATGGATCTGTTGCGCCGTTCGCTCCGTTTCGCGGGCTTTAAGGTCAAAGGCGTTATGAATATCACGGACGTCGGTCACCTTTTGTCCGACGGCGACGAGGGCGAAGACAAGATGCAGAAAGCCGCGCGCAAAGAGGGCAAGACCCCTTGGGAGATCGCGGCGTTTTACACCGAAGCCTTCTTTAAGGATATCGACGCGCTGAACGTTTCGCGCCCGGAGATCATCGCGAAAGCGACCGAGCACATCCCCGAGATGATCGAATTCGTCAAGGGACTTATGGAAAAGGGCTATGCCTACGAGATCTCGGACGGGATTTATTTCGATATCGGGAAATTCCCCGGTTACGGCAAACTTTCGGGGCAAACCGTCGATGAGAAAGAGGCGGGCGCACGCATCGAAGAAAACAGCGAGAAAAGGCATCCCGCCGACTTCGCGCTTTGGAAAAAAGCCGATAAAAACCATATTATGCAATGGGAAAGCCCGTGGGGAATGGGATTCCCGGGCTGGCATATCGAATGCAGCGCGATGAGCAAAAAATATCTCGGCGAGGTCTTCGATCTGCATACCGGCGGCATCGACGCCGTCCCCGTCCACCACGAGAACGAGATCGCGCAAAACGAAGCGCTCGCGGGCAAAAAGACGGTCAACTATTGGATGCACGGCGAATTTATGATGGTGGACGGCGGCAAAATGAGCAAATCGCTCGGCAACGTCTACACGATCTCCGACCTCGAAAAGAAGGGCTATTTGCCCCTTGATTTCCGCTATTTCTGCCTGAACGCGCATTACAGAAAAAAGCTGAATTTCACCTTTGAGGGAATGGACGCCGCGCATACTTCTTACGAGAGGCTCAGAAATCTCCTTTATGCCCATAAGATGAGCGCGACCGCAACCGATAAAGCGATTTTGGACGACCTTTATAAACGCTTTAAGGACGCCGTCGAAGACGATATGAACATTCCGTTCGCGCTCGGCGTTTTGTGGGAAGCGGTCAAACTTCCGAAGAGCAAAGATATCTATAAACTCGCGCTCGAATTCGATAAGGTCCTCGGGCTTTCCTTGGATAAGGTCACCGCGCCCGCGCCCGAAAAGATAGACGTTCCCGCAGAGATCGCCGCGCTCGCCGAAAAGCGTTTCGCCGCGAAGAAAGAGAAGAACTGGGCGGAAGCGGATCGCCTTCGCGCGGAGATCGCAGAAAAGGGCTACGTCATTAAAGATTCGAAAGACGGCTACACGATCGAGAAAGCGTAAGTAACGTTCTTTTCTCCGAGAAACAAAAATGAACGGAAAAACGGCGAAGAAATTCGCCGTTTTTTTATGCGCTTCGCGCTTAATTCCGCTTGAAAAATCCGTAGATTTGAAACGTTTCTTACGATTCGAGTTCGCGTTCGATCCAAGAAAGTAAAAGGCGGACGATCTTTTCCTGTTGCTCGGGGGAGAGGGGAACGCCTTTCGGGACGCGATACCATTTGAAAAGGCAATCGCGACAACAGCAGGCGCAGGCGTGCTGCGCGAGAAAGACGGGATGCCCGCGCATCGGCGTCTGTTTCCCGTCGTTTGGAATAACGGCGGGCGCAAGACGGGTCGCGATAAAGGTTTTCGCGTGATCGCGGATCGCGTCGAGCCCGACTTTTTCGATATAGTTTTTGTCCTTTTCCGAAAGGTGAAACCGCGAGCGGAATTTTGATTCGGAAAGTTTTCGGAAACAATCGTCGTAATTCATTTCTTTTTTTGCCTCGTGAGCCTTGATTCGGCGCGTGGAGTACTTTTTATCATACGGCTTTTTCGCCGCATCGTCAAGGGCGTTTTCTTTTCTTCCAAAAGGGAAATTCTATTCTTTTTTCTCATTTTTCGACATAAATATTGATAAGAATGCAAGCCTGCGGAGGACGTATGAGAGAGAACAGAAACGAGAGAGTACTCGCGATCGCGAGTTTTATTGCCGAGACGGGCGCGACGGTTCGGGAAGCGGCGAGACGGTTTGACGTCAGCAAATCGACCGTCCACAGCGATATGACCCAAAGGCTCCCGAAACTCGATATGAATTCCTATAAAAGAGTCCGAGCGATCCTAATGAAGAATCTGCGGGAACGCCATATTCGCGGGGGAGAAAAAACTAAGGAAAAATACAGAAATATGCGGAAATAACGAGGGAATCGCAAGCGTGGGAAATCGTTTCGGATTTATTTATCCCAAAGGTTGTAGCGCTCCGGATGCTCGATCGCGTTGATCATATTTTTGCGGATGTCGGGAATATCGGCGCGCAGATCTTCGACGAGCTTTTTCATATATTCGCGCTTCGTGTGTTTATCCGCGGGGCAGGGATTGAAGACGACGGGAAGCTCGTATCTCCGCGCGACGCCGCGAATATCC is part of the Clostridia bacterium genome and harbors:
- a CDS encoding sporulation transcriptional regulator SpoIIID, which translates into the protein MRENRNERVLAIASFIAETGATVREAARRFDVSKSTVHSDMTQRLPKLDMNSYKRVRAILMKNLRERHIRGGEKTKEKYRNMRK
- a CDS encoding DUF4186 domain-containing protein, encoding MNYDDCFRKLSESKFRSRFHLSEKDKNYIEKVGLDAIRDHAKTFIATRLAPAVIPNDGKQTPMRGHPVFLAQHACACCCRDCLFKWYRVPKGVPLSPEQQEKIVRLLLSWIERELES
- the cysS gene encoding cysteine--tRNA ligase; this translates as MKVYNTLDREKEEFTPIQGNLVRMYSCGPTVYSYAHIGNMRTYIFMDLLRRSLRFAGFKVKGVMNITDVGHLLSDGDEGEDKMQKAARKEGKTPWEIAAFYTEAFFKDIDALNVSRPEIIAKATEHIPEMIEFVKGLMEKGYAYEISDGIYFDIGKFPGYGKLSGQTVDEKEAGARIEENSEKRHPADFALWKKADKNHIMQWESPWGMGFPGWHIECSAMSKKYLGEVFDLHTGGIDAVPVHHENEIAQNEALAGKKTVNYWMHGEFMMVDGGKMSKSLGNVYTISDLEKKGYLPLDFRYFCLNAHYRKKLNFTFEGMDAAHTSYERLRNLLYAHKMSATATDKAILDDLYKRFKDAVEDDMNIPFALGVLWEAVKLPKSKDIYKLALEFDKVLGLSLDKVTAPAPEKIDVPAEIAALAEKRFAAKKEKNWAEADRLRAEIAEKGYVIKDSKDGYTIEKA
- the cysE gene encoding serine O-acetyltransferase; translation: MCFVSKRTREDIENVMDKDPAARSFWEVYFTYSGVIALRMYRRAHWFYQHGHKFIARVISQRAKKRTGIEIHPAAKIGRRLFIDHGAGVVIGETAEIGDDVVIYQGVTLGGTGKDKGKRHPTLQDRVMVSSGAKVLGPFTVGHDSKIGSNSVVLKEVPPQSTVVGVPGRVVKQGDVRIADMDQIKLPDPILEEFRRLNRRIEELEKRAGIRASKKDDDGNLLSEDLENIEKGNENI